One Syntrophales bacterium DNA window includes the following coding sequences:
- a CDS encoding tripartite tricarboxylate transporter TctB family protein, protein MKADRIVSVIFILIALVFWSQTIGLQYNCSIFPQLILIFLVLSSASMFAQTFFAKDIKRERLPAKDLKYIVISIIIVFVWIYLLDILGFIVTSVICLSILTFIFDLERPTPIRALSSVAIYTLMVLVFWFIFHKFLLVPLPTGYLI, encoded by the coding sequence ATGAAGGCTGATCGAATTGTGTCCGTTATCTTTATACTAATAGCGCTTGTTTTCTGGTCGCAGACCATTGGATTGCAGTACAATTGCTCAATCTTCCCACAATTGATATTGATATTCCTTGTTTTGTCATCGGCGAGCATGTTCGCACAGACATTCTTCGCAAAAGATATTAAAAGAGAACGCCTTCCTGCGAAAGATTTAAAATATATTGTCATATCAATTATCATCGTCTTTGTATGGATATATCTATTGGACATTCTCGGCTTCATAGTCACAAGCGTTATATGTTTATCCATACTCACTTTTATCTTTGACCTCGAGCGACCAACCCCCATCCGGGCTCTCTCATCTGTCGCCATCTATACCCTGATGGTTTTAGTTTTCTGGTTTATTTTTCACAAATTTTTGCTGGTTCCCCTGCCCACCGGATATCTGATCTGA
- a CDS encoding tripartite tricarboxylate transporter permease, with product MIEAILASFGHIFTVKVILMIIAGLFGGLIAGALPGLTATMAVALLVPFTFTMNPTEGLILLGAIYMACIYGGAFSAILVNTPGTPSSIGTTFDGYPMAKRGEGERAVLIATFASAYGGIVGVFFLLFLSPPLAAVALKFGPPEYFWMAVFGITIISSLASKNVLKGFIGGAIGVLISTIGIAPIGGDVRCTLGYHQLQGGIELIVALIGFFCIPEALTMIEQRAKKFHLTETKRKTGIIFKTFKEVMKKQGNLLRSSILGTIVGILPGAGGSVANLVAYNEAVRVSKTPEKFGTGIADGIIATEASNNAVVGGGMIPLVTLGIPGAPPDAVLYGVLLLHGLRPGPELFTMHSDVVYTFIMSLFVSTILMIPVGIMAGRLLHQTVVRLPIRFLAPIILFLTIIGSYSIRNNVTDVFIMLTLGVIGYILKRLDFHPGPITLGLILGPIGEMGFVQALLMGQVLPNKWMIFFDRPLSWVLIVMSILSLGWPLFMKRFGKRWTVKETSLDEG from the coding sequence GTGATTGAGGCCATTTTAGCTTCATTTGGTCATATCTTTACGGTAAAAGTAATTCTCATGATTATCGCCGGTCTTTTCGGTGGTCTTATAGCAGGGGCATTACCGGGGCTGACCGCCACCATGGCGGTCGCCCTTCTTGTCCCCTTTACCTTTACGATGAATCCCACGGAGGGCCTGATCCTTCTGGGAGCCATATACATGGCCTGTATTTACGGTGGTGCCTTTTCGGCAATTCTTGTGAATACGCCAGGTACTCCGTCATCGATTGGAACCACATTCGACGGATATCCTATGGCCAAGAGAGGAGAAGGGGAGCGGGCGGTTCTCATCGCGACTTTCGCTTCAGCCTATGGGGGGATTGTCGGGGTGTTTTTTCTGCTCTTCCTTTCACCGCCGCTGGCAGCGGTTGCACTGAAATTCGGCCCTCCCGAGTACTTCTGGATGGCCGTCTTCGGAATTACGATCATCTCTTCACTCGCATCAAAAAATGTCCTCAAGGGATTTATCGGAGGAGCCATCGGGGTTCTCATCTCTACGATCGGAATTGCTCCCATAGGCGGAGATGTCCGATGCACGTTAGGTTATCACCAGCTACAGGGGGGTATCGAATTGATTGTGGCGCTCATCGGATTTTTCTGCATACCGGAAGCACTCACCATGATCGAACAGAGAGCTAAAAAATTCCATCTGACAGAAACGAAGCGGAAGACCGGTATTATTTTCAAAACGTTCAAGGAAGTCATGAAAAAGCAGGGGAATCTCCTGCGATCATCGATACTGGGAACAATTGTCGGTATTCTTCCGGGAGCAGGCGGGAGCGTTGCAAACCTTGTAGCTTACAATGAAGCCGTTAGGGTCTCGAAGACACCGGAAAAATTCGGTACCGGCATAGCCGACGGTATCATTGCCACAGAGGCTTCAAACAATGCTGTGGTCGGAGGCGGCATGATACCGCTGGTGACACTGGGCATCCCCGGGGCACCCCCGGATGCGGTACTCTACGGTGTTTTATTGCTGCACGGACTCAGACCGGGGCCGGAATTATTTACGATGCATTCCGATGTCGTGTATACCTTTATCATGTCTCTGTTTGTGTCCACGATTCTCATGATCCCCGTGGGTATCATGGCGGGAAGGCTTCTGCATCAAACCGTTGTCCGTCTTCCCATTCGCTTTCTGGCTCCTATTATATTATTCCTTACGATTATCGGCTCGTATTCTATCCGTAATAACGTTACCGACGTGTTTATCATGCTGACACTCGGAGTAATCGGTTACATACTGAAACGCCTGGATTTTCATCCCGGTCCGATAACCCTCGGTTTGATCCTCGGCCCTATCGGAGAAATGGGTTTTGTGCAGGCCCTTCTGATGGGGCAGGTCCTGCCCAACAAATGGATGATCTTTTTCGATAGACCGCTGTCCTGGGTTCTGATCGTCATGTCTATTTTATCGCTTGGCTGGCCTCTGTTTATGAAGCGGTTTGGCAAGAGGTGGACGGTAAAGGAGACGTCATTAGATGAAGGCTGA
- a CDS encoding tripartite tricarboxylate transporter substrate binding protein — protein sequence MKKCSAILFALVMLVGLTFTSAALAGYPDKPINYVICFNPGGESDITARIQQQSLEKVLGVPIVVVYKKGGGGAVGWSELMRTKPDGYTIYGTNLPHTIVQPMTRGDTGYETKKVNNVYMFEFTPNVLAVQADSEIKTVKDFVEYAKKNPGVAVGGSGQPSANSLGCEAFAKVAGLKLTYISFTGSGAAVPALLGGHVKALMTYTSMAAQYPEKIRALAIAADKRAKALPDVPTFKELGYEYVEGAYRGVAVPPGTPKKVRKVLEKAFEKVNYDPVVIKKMEDLGFIMEYYGEDASKKLVAKLSKYYKQLLKDLGLLKK from the coding sequence ATGAAAAAATGTAGCGCTATCCTTTTTGCCTTGGTTATGCTGGTCGGGCTGACCTTTACGTCAGCCGCATTAGCCGGGTATCCGGATAAACCGATCAACTATGTTATTTGTTTTAATCCCGGAGGTGAATCCGATATCACGGCGCGAATTCAACAGCAGTCGCTTGAGAAGGTTCTCGGTGTGCCGATTGTCGTTGTGTATAAAAAAGGTGGTGGAGGCGCTGTGGGCTGGTCCGAACTGATGCGAACGAAGCCGGACGGATATACCATCTACGGCACGAATTTACCCCATACCATTGTGCAGCCCATGACGAGGGGGGACACAGGATATGAAACGAAAAAGGTAAATAACGTATACATGTTTGAATTTACACCCAATGTTCTGGCAGTTCAAGCGGACAGCGAGATCAAAACGGTGAAGGACTTTGTCGAATATGCCAAAAAGAACCCCGGCGTGGCTGTGGGCGGCAGTGGTCAGCCATCAGCAAACAGCCTTGGCTGTGAAGCCTTCGCCAAAGTTGCCGGTCTCAAGCTGACATACATATCTTTTACAGGTTCAGGAGCGGCCGTTCCGGCCCTTCTGGGAGGTCATGTTAAGGCATTGATGACGTACACATCCATGGCAGCCCAATATCCGGAGAAGATACGGGCTCTGGCGATCGCCGCAGACAAGAGGGCCAAGGCGCTGCCCGATGTTCCAACTTTCAAAGAGCTGGGCTATGAATATGTCGAGGGAGCGTATCGGGGAGTCGCTGTCCCGCCCGGGACACCAAAAAAAGTTCGCAAGGTTCTTGAAAAGGCTTTTGAGAAAGTCAATTATGATCCAGTTGTAATTAAGAAAATGGAGGACCTCGGGTTCATCATGGAATATTACGGTGAAGACGCATCGAAAAAATTGGTTGCCAAATTGTCGAAGTATTACAAACAGCTCCTGAAGGACTTGGGCTTGTTGAAAAAATGA